The following are from one region of the Neurospora crassa OR74A linkage group III, whole genome shotgun sequence genome:
- the csn-5 gene encoding CSN-5 has translation MELPPNPGLVDVQRDALYAYDSEAHKAVVNSRPWTNDHKYFKTVRISSVAMIKMVMHARSGGNLEVMGMMQGYIEGSTMVITDAYRLPVEGTETRVNAQDEANEYMVEYLRLCREENRLENVIGWYHSHPGYGCWLSGIDVGTQSLQQQFNEPFVAVVIDPDRTVSQNKVEIGAFRTIPEGIKPFAATNTTTGDGQSVPLNKVEDFGAHSHRYYALDVEHFKSTLDSKLLETLWNKYWVQTLAQNPLLTNRDYTSSQMVDLGSRISKASKSLEMLSTTGQRGPKSDAVDQNIEKLLSEVKQIAAKERSGLMAAEVKGKVFGCGCRGQAEGVQPEKS, from the exons ATGG AGCTGCCACCGAATCCCGGCCTCGTGGACGTCCAACGCGATGCTCTTTACGCCTACGACTCAGAAGCCCACAAAGCCGTTGTCAACTCGCGACCATGGACCAACGATCACAAATACTTCAAGACCGTCCGCATCTCCTCCGTTGCCATGATCAAGATGGTCATGCACGCCCGCTCCGGCGGCAATCTCGAGGTCATGGGTATGATGCAGGGCTACATTGAGGGCAGCACCATGGTCATTACCGACGCCTATCGTTTACCGGTAGAGGGCACAGAAACCCGCGTCAACGCCCAGGACGAAGCGAACGAGTACATGGTCGAGTATCTCCGTCTCTGCCGTGAGGAGAACCGCCTTGAGAACGTTATCGGGTGGTACCACTCACACCCGGGCTATGGCTGCTGGCTAAGCGGTATCGACGTCGGCACCCAATCCCTACAACAGCAGTTCAACGAGCCGTTCGTCGCAGTGGTGATCGACCCGGACAGGACAGTAAGCCAGAACAAGGTTGAGATCGGCGCGTTTAGGACAATTCCAGAAGGGATCAAGCCTTTCGCAGCAACCAACACGACAACGGGTGATGGACAGAGCGTCCCTCTGAACAAGGTGGAGGACTTTGGCGCTCATAGCCATCGATACTACGCGCTCGACGTCGAGCACTTCAAGAGCACACTCGATAGCAAGCTGTTGGAGACGTTGTGGAACAAGTACTGGGTGCAGACGCTGGCCCAAAACCCGCTGCTTACCAACAGGGACTACACGAGCAGCCAAATGGTGGATTTGGGATCCCGCATTTCGAAGGCGTCGAAATCGCTGGAGATGCTCTCAACGACTGGGCAAAGAGGTCCAAAGAGTGATGCGGTCGATCAAAACATAGAGAAATTGCTTAGCGAAGTGAAGCAGATTGCTGCAAAGGAGAGGTCTGGACtgatggcggcggaggtCAAAGGCAAGGTGTTTGGCTGTGGCTGTCGTGGGCAGGCAGAGGGTGTCCAGCCTGAAAAATCATGA
- a CDS encoding 60S ribosomal protein L32: MVAAKKHVPIVKKRSKGFMRHQSDRFMRVDSAWRKPKGIDNRVRRRFRGTLAMPSIGYGSNKKTRHMMPSGHKAFLVSNVKDVELLLMHNKTYAAEIAHNVSSRKRIEIIARAKQLSVKVTNAKAKVTTEV, translated from the exons ATGGTTGCCGCCAAGAAGCACGTCCCTATCGTCAAGAAGC GCTCTAAGGGCTTCATGCGCCACCAGAGTGATCGCTTTATGCGTGTGGACTCGGCATGGCGCAAGCCCAAGGGTATCGATAACCGCGTCCGCCGTCGCTTCAGGGGCACTCTTGCTATGCCCTCG ATCGGCTATGGCTCCAACAAGAAGACCCGCCACATGATGCCCTCCGGCCACAAGGCTTTCCTCGTCAGCAACGTCAAGGATGtcgagctcctcctcatGCACAACAAGACCTACGCTGCTGA GATCGCCCACAACGTCTCTTCCCGCAAGCGCATCGAGATCATCGCTCGCGCTAAGCAGCTCTCCGTCAAGGTCACCAACGCCAAGGCGAAGGTTACCACCGAGGTCTAA
- the gdh-1 gene encoding NAD-specific glutamate dehydrogenase, whose protein sequence is MMDSPSAPVPAHKLVDRLKDQTPRHPSPQPTHVSYPKVNGNGHRVLRSATVGYVAPVFQGKAEQMKQVKNIIVQGGWIPETLVDGQIAWFYNELGIDDVYFQLENPQAVANHITSLYAAKVAAFSREDKREEIRLDMEASDHAIYIDTSEPGMTSFDGPRYEHRLESKYLDGDDTSKRFRVETFRSPGVLGQKENSKAALRCYFVYQCLFVDSNADPKETRLEVISDRMFLAKATKNTKQIYQDIIQVAVSRHGPVIEVFDIEGSEEMRLVVAFRSRTAKGIFSALSDLYHYYGVTSSRKYVEQFSNGITVMSIYLRPAANIDGKHPPLEQSIHQITKEISLLYCLPQNKFHNMFASGELSLQETIYAHCVWVFVQHFLNRLGTEYTSLIAALDPKNNSHVEILSKMKKRLRTETFTPDYILEIISSHPQLVRALYASFASVHLRVGSDYDRHLIAPTPVMEVLSDARLKEKITKDVSNEHEEMVMTAFRVFNNAVLKTNFFTPTKVALSFRLNPSFLPEVEYPKPLYGMFLVITSESRGFHLRFKDIARGGIRIVKSRSKEAYQINARNLFDENYGLASTQQRKNKDIPEGGSKGVILLDPKQQDRHREAFEKYIDSILDLLLKAETPGIKNPIVDLYGKEEILFMGPDENTADLVDWATEHARARGAPWWKSFFTGKSPRLGGIPHDSYGMTTLSVREYVKGIYRKLELDPSKIRKMQTGGPDGDLGSNEILLSNETYTAIVDGSGVLCDPNGIDKDELRRLAKARAMISNFDIAKLSKDGYRVLCDDTNVTLPNGEVVHNGTAFRNTYHLRDNGITDMFVPCGGRPESIDLSSVNKLIKDGKSTIPYIVEGANLFITQDAKLRLEEAGCIVYKDASANKGGVTSSSLEVLASLSFDDKGFVTHMCHDSRGNAPEFYQAYVKEVQNKIQDNARLEFEAIWREHEQTGLPRSVLSDKLSLAITSLDEDLQRSELWDNEKIRRSVLADALPNLLINKIGLDTIIERVPDSYLRAIFGSYLASRFVYEFGSSPSQFAFYDFMSKRMGNINKE, encoded by the exons ATGATGGATTCTCCTTCAGCCCCGGTCCCAGCCCACAAGTTGGTTGATCGCCTCAAAGATCAGACGCCCAGacatccttctcctcagcCGACACATGTCAGCTATCCCAAGGTGAACGGCAACGGGCACAGGGTGCTCCGCTCCGCAACTGTTGGATATGTTGCCCCTGTCTTCCAGGGAAAGGCAGAGCAGATGAAGCAAG TCAAGAATATCATTGTCCAGGGCGGCTGGATTCCCGAGACTCTGGTTGACGGTCAGATTGCGTGGTTCTATAATGAGCTTGGCATCGACGACGTCTACTTCCAACTAGAAAACCCTCAGGCGGTTGCAAATCATATCACATCTCTCTATGCGGCCAAAGTTGCTGCTTTCTCTCGCGAGGACAAGCGGGAAGAGATCAGACTGGATATGGAAGCCTCGGACCACGCCATTTACATCGACACAAGCGAACCCGGCATGACCTCCTTCGACGGTCCGCGATATGAGCACAGACTCGAGTCCAAGTACTTGGATGGCGACGATACTTCGAAGCGTTTCCGTGTCGAGACTTTCAGATCCCCCGGTGTCCTGGGGCAGAAGGAGAACTCCAAGGCAGCTCTTCGTTGCTACTTTGTCTATCAGTGTCTCTTTGTTGATTCTAACGCCGATCCCAAGGAAACTCGCCTGGAAGTGATCAGCGACCGCATGTTCCTTGCCAAGGCTACCAAGAACACCAAGCAGATCTACCAGGACATCATCCAGGTTGCCGTGAGCCGACATGGTCCCGTCATTGAGGTTTTCGACATCGAGGGCTCGGAGGAAATGAGACTGGTAGTTGCCTTCCGCTCTCGAACAGCAAAGGGTATCTTCAGCGCCCTCAGCGACCTTTACCACTACTACGGCGTCACAAGCTCTCGTAAGTACGTTGAGCAGTTCTCCAATGGTATTACCGTCATGAGTATCTATCTGCGCCCTGCTGCGAACATCGACGGCAAGCACCCTCCTCTTGAGCAATCTATTCACCAGATCACCAAGGAGATTTCCTTGCTGTACTGCCTTCCCCAGAACAAGTTTCACAACATGTTTGCCTCTGGTGAACTCAGTCTGCAGGAGACCATCTATGCCCACTGCGTCTGGGTGTTTGTTCAGCATTTCTTGAACCGTCTTGGGACAGAGTACACTTCGCTCATTGCAGCCCTGGACCCCAAGAACAACTCGCATGTTGAGATTCTCTccaagatgaagaagcgtCTGCGTACCGAGACCTTTACACCTGACTACATTCTTGAAATCATCAGCTCCCACCCGCAACTTGTGCGCGCTCTCTACGCCTCATTCGCCAGCGTTCACCTTCGGGTCGGCAGCGATTATGATCGCCATCTCATTGCGCCTACGCCGGTCATGGAGGTCCTTTCTGATGCCAGGCTTAAGGAGAAGATCACCAAGGACGTTTCTAACGAGCACGAGGAAATGGTTATGACTGCCTTCCGTGTATTCAACAATGCAGTCCTCAAGACGAACTTCTTCACTCCCACCAAAGTCGCTTTGAGCTTCCGGCTTAATCCCTCGTTCCTTCCGGAAGTCGAGTATCCCAAGCCGCTGTACGGAAtgttcctcgtcatcacttCCGAGTCGCGAGGTTTCCACCTCCGCTTCAAGGATATTGCACGGGGTGGTATTCGTATTGTCAAGTCTCGAAGTAAGGAGGCTTACCAGATCAATGCCCGCAATCTCTTTGATGAGAACTACGGTCTTGCCAGCACCCAGCAGCGCAAGAACAAGGATATTCCGGAGGGCGGATCGAAGGGTGTCATTCTCCTTGACCCCAAGCAGCAAGACAGGCACCGCGAGGCCTTTGAGAAGTACATCGATAGTatccttgaccttcttctgAAGGCTGAGACGCCTGGCATCAAGAACCCCATTGTCGACCTCTACGGCAAGGAGGAGATTTTGTTCATGGGACCGGATGAGAACACTGCTGACCTTGTCGACTGGGCCACTGAGCATGCCCGGGCTCGCGGCGCTCCTTGGTGGAAATCCTTCTTCACTGGTAAATCACCACGTCTTGGTGGCATCCCTCACGACTCCTATGGCATGACAACCTTGTCGGTTCGTGAGTATGTCAAGGGTATTTACCGCAAGCTTGAGCTTGATCCCTCCAAGATCAGAAAGATGCAGACTGGTGGTCCCGATGGTGATCTGGGAAGCAACGAGATTCTGCTCAGCAACGAGACTTACACTGCTATCGTTGACGGATCCGGTGTCCTCTGCGACCCCAACGGCATTGACAAGGATGAGTTACGCCGTCTTGCCAAGGCTCGTGCTATGATCTCAAACTTTGATATCGCCAAGCTTTCCAAGGATGGTTATCGTGTGCTTTGTGACGATACCAACGTCACACTCCCCAACGGAGAGGTTGTGCACAATGGCACTGCATTCCGTAACACGTACCATCTTCGCGACAACGGCATCACTGATATGTTCGTGCCTTGCGGTGGCCGTCCCGAGTCGATCGACCTCTCCTCAGTCAACAAGCTTATCAAGGATGGAAAGTCAACCATCCCATATATTGTTGAGGGTGCCAACCTGTTCATCACTCAAGATGCCAAGCTCAGACTGGAGGAAGCCGGCTGCATCGTTTACAAGGATGCCAGTGCCAACAAAGGCGGTGTAACCAGCTCATCGCTCGAGGTCCTTGCCTCCCTCAGCTTTGACGACAAGGGCTTCGTTACCCACATGTGCCACGATTCCCGCGGCAATGCGCCCGAGTTCTACCAGGCCTATGTCAAGGAAGTGCAAAACAAGATCCAGGACAATGCCCGCCTCGAGTTCGAGGCCATCTGGCGGGAACATGAGCAGACTGGCCTTCCTCGATCTGTTCTCTCTGACAAGTTGTCATTGGCCATCACCTCTCTTGACGAGGATCTCCAGCGTTCGGAGCTCTGGGACAACGAGAAGATTCGCAGGTCCGTCCTTGCCGATGCCTTGCCCAACCTTCTCATTAACAAGATCGGCCTCGATACCATCATCGAGCGTGTTCCCGATTCGTATCTGAGGGCCATCTTTGGCAGCTACCTCGCCAGTCGCTTCGTCTATGAGTTTGGTAGCTCGCCCAGCCAGTTTGCTTTCTATGATTT CATGTCAAAGAGAATGGGAAACATCAATAAGGAGTAA
- a CDS encoding chaperone dnaJ, variant, translated as MSSSSGDEGDLDLYAILGVDKSASPNDIKKAYRKLALIHHPDKVPEDQRPEAEVKFKAIAQAYEILSDEEKREMYDVHGMAAFDPSRGGGHGAHGANMDDIFAAMFGMGGMGGMGGMPRRPKRSPDEEQPYKVTLEELYKGKTVKFAAEKQVVCRQCKGTGAKENVKPNKCERCRGRGLVEAYQSIGPNMARQVVIPCDHCSGSGMHYKEKDRCKKCKGKRTCKETKALELYIPPGSMQGDRIVLEGEADQLPDQAPGDLIFHLVEEPHDVFTRIGHDLSADLNVALIEALSGFSRVVVKHLDGRGIHINHPRGKVLRPGDVLKVPGEGMPVKKSDMKGDLYLVVKIEFPEDGWLQDDSQYDALAKLLPPPPKPIEAEEIDDVEYESGADIQEMGAHQGDPRYGNDWEDDDEDEGAGPQCATQ; from the exons atgagcagcagcagcggcgacGAGGGCGACCTCGATCTCTATG CCATTCTCGGCGTCGACAAGTCGGCCAGCCCGAATGACATCAAGAAGGCTTATCGCAAG CTCGCATTGATTCACCATCCGGACAAGGTCCCCGAGGACCAGCGCCCCGAAGCCGAAGTCAAGTTCAAGGCCATCGCCCAGGCGTACGAGATTCTTAGTGACGAAGAGAAGCGCGAAATGTACGACGTCCACGGTATGGCTGCTTTTGATCCCTCAAGGGGAGGCGGCCACGGCGCCCATGGCGCCAACATGGATGATATCTTTGCTGCCATGTTCGGCATGGGCGGTATGGGCGGCATGGGCGGCATGCCTAGACGCCCCAAGCGCAGCCCAGATGAAGAGCAGCCCTACAAGGTTACGCTCGAGGAGCTCTACAAGGGCAAGACTGTCAAGTTCGCTGCCGAAAAGCAGGTTGTCTGCCGCCAGTGCAAGGGCACCGGTGCTAAGGAGAACGTAAAGCCCAACAAGTGCGAGCGCTGCAGGGGTCGCGGTCTTGTAGAGGCCTACCAGTCCATCGGCCCCAACATGGCCCGTCAGGTTGTTATTCCCTGCGATCACTGCTCTGGCTCTGGTATGCACTATAAGGAGAAGGACCGCTGCAAGAAGTGCAAGGGCAAGCGGACTTGCAAGGAGACCAAGGCTCTCGAGCTCTACATTCCTCCCGGCTCCATGCAGGGCGATAGGATCGTCCTGGAAGGAGAGGCGGACCAGCTTCCGGACCAGGCCCCAGGAGACCTCATCTTCCACCTTGTCGAGGAGCCCCATGACGTCTTCACCCGCATCGGACATGACCTCTCAGCCGACCTCAACGTTGCCCTTATCGAGGCTCTGAGCGGTTTCTCGCGTGTCGTCGTTAAGCACCTTGACGGCAGAGGCATCCACATCAATCACCCTCGTGGCAAGGTTCTCCGTCCCGGCGACGTCCTCAAAGTCCCCGGTGAGGGTATGCCCGTCAAGAAAAGTGATATGAAGGGCGACCTGTACCTCGTTGTGAAGATCGAGTTCCCTGAAGATGGTTGGTTGCAGGACGACAGCCAGTATGACGCTTTGGCGAAGCTcctacctcctccacccaagCCAatcgaggccgaggagatcGATGACGTTGAATACGAATCCGGTGCCGATATCCAAGAG ATGGGCGCTCACCAGGGTGACCCGCGCTACGGCAATGACtgggaggatgatgacgaagacgagggtGCTGGTCCTCAGTGCGCTACCCAGTAA
- a CDS encoding kynureninase produces the protein MSTAAVQDARKQAEALDNEDSIAFVRDEFNIPTKAQIASSRLADSHPAALPASEDDAKCIYLCGNSLGVQPKRTVTRLNQYLTTWATQGVQGHFKPLEESPLPTWLDADAKAAELIAPVVGANVSEVAVMQTLTANIHLLMSAFYRPDINGRHKIILENKAFPSDHFAVETQIRHHSLSTEKSMVLIESSSKDNIISTEEVLSVISAHADTTALLLLPGIQYYTGQLLDIPAITAFAHKHGIFVIWDLAHAVGNVPLYLHDWGVDAAAWCSYKYLNGGPGCIGGLFVHTNNSVVTKEITDEKPEEGYNNRLAGWWGNDKKTRFVMANKFHPVAGAAGFQLSNPSILDITSLSASLEIFQEAGGMEALRSKSLKLTSFLEATLGHMKEEDRAHFRIITPSKSEERGAQLSLMLSDGLLDTVMKELEARGVIVDERKPNVIRVAPAPLYNTFKDCVLFVEAFSAALEVAKQHAL, from the exons ATGAGCACCGCAGCGGTTCAAGACGCCCGGAAGCAGGCTGAGGCTCTGGACAATGAGGACTCTATCGCCTTCGTCCGTGATGAGTTCAACATTCCCACTAAGGCCCAAATAGCGAGCTCCCGCTTGGCCGACTCTCACCCAG CCGCCTTGCCAGCGTCTGAGGACGATGCCAAGTGCATATACCTCTGCGGCAATTCGCTGGGTGTGCAGCCCAAGAGAACCGTCACCCGTCTCAATCAGTATCTTACCACATGGGCCACTCAAGGAGTGCAGGGCCATTTCAAGCCTCTTGAAGAGTCGCCTCTCCCGACGTGGCTTGACGCCGATGCCAAAGCTGCAGAGCTTATTGCGCCCGTCGTCGGAGCCAATGTGTCCGAGGTGGCTGTCATGCAGACCTTGACTGCCAACATCCACCTCTTGATGTCTGCTTTTTATCGCCCCGATATCAATGGTCGTCACAAGATCATTCTGGAGAACAAGGCTTTCCCTAGTGACCAT TTCGCGGTCGAAACCCAAATTCGTCATCATAGCTTGTCAACTGAAAAGTCCATGGTTCTGATAGAGTCCTCCTCCAAggacaacatcatcagcaCCGAAGAAGTCTTGTCCGTAATTTCGGCTCATGCTGACACCACAgctctcctgctgctgcctggTATCCAGTATTACACGGGTCAGCTGCTTGACATTCCCGCCATCACAGCTTTTGCCCACAAGCACGGCATCTTCGTTATCTGGGATCTCGCCCACGCGGTAGGTAACGTACCACTATACCTCCATGACTGGGGAGTAGATGCGGCGGCTTGGTGCAGCTACAAGTACCTCAACGGCGGGCCTGGATGTATCGGCGGTCTCTTCGTtcacaccaacaacagcgTCGTAACCAAGGAGATCACGGATGAGAAACCGGAGGAGGGCTACAATAACCGCCTTGCGGGCTGGTGGGGCAATGACAAGAAGACGAGATTTGTCATGGCCAACAAGTTCCACCCCGTGGCGGGCGCGGCTGGCTTTCAGTTGAGCAACCCCAGCATTCTAGATATCACCAGCCTGAGCGCTTCCCTGGAGATCTTCCAGGAGGCTGGCGGCATGGAAGCGCTGAGGAGCAAATCCCTCAAGCTGACCAGCTTCCTTGAAGCTACTCTCGGGCACATGAAGGAGGAAGACCGCGCTCACTTCCGTATCATTACCCCTTCCAAGTCAGAGGAAAGAGGCGCCCAGCTGAGTCTCATGCTCTCCGACGGGCTCCTAGATACCGTCATgaaggagctcgaggcgCGCGGGGTTATCGTTGACGAGCGGAAGCCCAACGTCATCCGGGTCGCACCGGCCCCGTTGTATAACACATTCAAGGACTGCGTACTGTTCGTAGAAGCCTTCTCAGCAGCACTGGAGGTGGCCAAGCAGCACGCACTTTAG
- a CDS encoding glutamyl-tRNA synthetase produces MRGIGLLLRRPGCPSLASVSSLSSRRLWFSSTRSTLCPHQTQVTQQQQGEGVLKGSKKRQAEDKWKLPNSPCRTRFAPSPTGYLHLGSLRTALFNYLLAKATGGQFILRIEDTDQTRLVHDAEQRLFDDLRWAGLSWDEGPDVQGPYGPYRQSERLLLYDEHANQLIREGKAYRCFCSPENLERHKQAAHESGESTAYPGTCRNVSLEESDDRAAKGEKYAVRFKSSDKPIIIEDILYTRYRKREPEEDFIIRKRDGFPTYHFANIVDDRAMKITHVIRGAEWLISTPKHVELYNAFGWEPPKFAHVGLLVDKERQKLSKRHKGVDMSWYKDNQIPPEALLNFAVLLGWSQKSGEPDFMTLQDMVDRFSFKFSKGDIVVSFDKLPYLHEKHFEHLLRQEPPNLPRLQSYLINPIRDMITAVEDARAETPKGALEETTLHNIPLPSLASPVPQTQESPASAQDYILRALRTAKSIKPDLELFLSQNRYAFWTIPPSVLSKNFDETPSLQHAKLDGEEARPSVVMRFIVEQLSDIVSSKGEEGSPEEKKAEAEEWTAERIKPVVDATVKAVSVSDPETGEPIKGAGGYKFLRWALLAGDHGPGLVSVMELLGRKETMKRLITSYKIALEKEKAENEGGGSGTMDAVATGLGLALFDLF; encoded by the exons ATGAGGGGCATAGGGCTACTGTTGAGGAGGCCAGGCTGTCCTTCTCTTGCCAGTGTCTCAAGTCTTTCTTCGCGGCGTTTGTGGTTCTCATCGACGAGATCCACCCTCTGCCCACATCAAACGCAAGTTacgcagcaacaacaaggtgAAGGCGTCTTGAAAGGATCCAAGAAAAGACAGGCTGAGGATAAATGGAAGCTGCCAAACTCACCGTGCCGTACCCGTTTTGCGCCCTCGCCTACCGGATATCTGCACCTGGGATCTCTGAGGACCGCTCTATTCAACTACCTTCTTGCCAAGGCGACCGGCGGCCAGTTCATTCTCCGCATCGAAGACACAGACCAG ACTCGCCTTGTACACGACGCTGAGCAGAGGCTATTTGATGACTTGAGATGGGCCGGCCTCTCTTGGGATGAAG GCCCCGATGTTCAGGGACCATATGGACCGTATAGGCAG TCCGAACGGCTGTTACTTTATGACGAGCATGCCAACCAGTTGATCCGCGAGGGCAAGGCGTACAGATGCTTTTGCTCGCCCGAGAATCTTGAGCGCCACAAGCAGGCCGCACACGAGTCTGGAGAGTCGACAGCGTATCCCGGCACATGCCGCAACGTCTCACTAGAGGAATCAGACGACAGAGCTGCCAAAGGGGAAAAGTATGCCGTGAGATTCAAGAGCAGCGACAAGCCCATCATTATCGAGGATATCCTCTATACCCGTTACCGCAAGAGAGAGCCCGAGGAGGACTTCATCATCCGGAAGCGTGATGGTTTTCCAACCTACCACTTTGCCAATATCGTCGATGACCGGGCCATGAAGATTACTCACGTCATTCGCGGCGCC GAATGGCTCATTTCAACCCCCAAACACGTCGAGCTATACAACGCCTTCGGCTGGGAACCACCCAAATTTGCTCACGTCGGCCTCCTCGTTGACAAAGAGCGCCAGAAGCTGAGCAAACGCCACAAGGGCGTCGACATGTCCTGGTACAAGGACAACCAGATCCCTCCCGAGGCGTTGCTCAACTTCGCCGTCCTGCTCGGGTGGAGCCAGAAGAGTGGCGAGCCCGACTTCATGACGCTCCAAGACATGGTCGACCGGTTTTCCTTCAAGTTCAGCAAGGGTGACATCGTCGTCTCTTTCGACAAGCTCCCCTACCTCCACGAGAAGCACTTTGAGCATCTACTCCGGCAGGAACCGCCCAACCTGCCGCGTCTGCAGAGCTACCTGATCAACCCCATCAGGGATATGATCACGGCTGTTGAGGACGCCCGCGCCGAAACCCCTAAGGGAGCCCTTGAGGAAACTACACTTCATAacatccccctcccctccctcgcCTCTCCTGTCCCCCAGACCCAAGAGTCTCCTGCTTCCGCCCAGGACTACATCCTCCGCGCCCTCCGCACAGCCAAGTCGATCAAGCCCGATCTGGAGCTTTTCCTCTCCCAGAACCGGTACGCCTTCTGGACCATCCCCCCCTCGGTTCTCTCCAAAAACTTTGACGAAACTCCGTCCCTCCAGCACGCCAAGCTCGATGGTGAGGAAGCCAGGCCCAGTGTCGTCATGCGCTTCATCGTTGAACAGCTCAGCGATATTGTCTCCTCcaaaggggaagagggatctccggaggagaagaaggccgaagCGGAAGAATGGACGGCTGAGAGGATTAAGCCAGTCGTGGATGCCACGGTCAAGGCCGTGAGCGTCAGCGACCCGGAAACGGGCGAGCCGATCAAGGGCGCGGGCGGCTACAAGTTTTTGCGGTGGGCGCTGTTGGCGGGCGATCATGGACCGGGACTGGTGTCGGTCATGGAGTTGCTGGGTAGAAAGGAGACGATGAAGAGGCTGATTACCTCGTACAAGATTGCtctggagaaggagaaggcagAGAATGAGGGAGGTGGTTCGGGCACAATGGATGCGGTGGCAACTGGTCTTGGACTGGCGTTGTTTGACCTGTTCTAG